One Bacillus amyloliquefaciens DSM 7 = ATCC 23350 DNA window includes the following coding sequences:
- a CDS encoding bifunctional folylpolyglutamate synthase/dihydrofolate synthase, translating into MFKTYKEAISWIHGRLKFGVKPGLLRMERLMEKLEHPEKNIRAIHVAGTNGKGSTVSFIRSVLQEAGYTVGTFTSPYIITFNERISVNGTPISDEEWRALVNEIKPIVDELDKTDAGTVTEFEIITACAFLYFAKRDDIDFVIFEAGLGGTFDSTNIVKPLLSVITSIGHDHMAILGNTIEEIAGQKAGIIKKAIPVITGVNQPEALGVIEAEAEKKQAPCQPLYKTCRLFNEAALPYGESFSLETETNCYDNIQTSLIGIHQRQNAALAILAAEWLNRLTVAAISEEALRNGLKKASWPGRFERLQSRPLVFADGAHNEEGVETLTETIRQRFADKNIHVVFSALKDKPYQEMIKKLETEADSIHFVSFDFPRASSAKDLYNASSLANKSFDENPDSVTEWIKQKDGTDDVIIITGSLYFISEMRKRLI; encoded by the coding sequence TTGTTTAAGACGTACAAAGAAGCGATCAGCTGGATTCACGGCAGACTCAAGTTCGGCGTTAAGCCGGGCCTTCTCCGTATGGAAAGGCTGATGGAAAAATTGGAACACCCGGAAAAGAACATCCGCGCCATTCATGTGGCGGGCACAAACGGTAAAGGATCAACCGTCTCTTTTATCCGATCCGTGCTTCAGGAAGCCGGTTATACGGTCGGCACATTCACATCTCCTTACATCATTACGTTCAATGAGCGTATCAGCGTTAACGGCACGCCGATTTCTGATGAGGAATGGAGAGCGCTCGTTAATGAAATAAAACCGATAGTCGATGAGCTCGATAAGACCGATGCCGGAACGGTGACAGAATTTGAAATCATTACAGCGTGTGCATTTTTATATTTTGCGAAGCGGGATGATATCGATTTTGTCATTTTTGAAGCGGGGCTGGGCGGCACATTTGATTCAACCAATATAGTGAAACCGCTCTTGTCGGTCATTACAAGTATCGGGCATGATCATATGGCGATTTTAGGCAATACCATCGAGGAGATCGCCGGGCAGAAAGCCGGTATTATCAAAAAAGCCATTCCTGTCATAACGGGCGTCAATCAGCCGGAAGCACTCGGCGTTATTGAAGCGGAAGCCGAAAAGAAGCAGGCTCCGTGCCAGCCGCTATATAAAACGTGCAGACTTTTTAATGAAGCGGCGCTTCCGTACGGTGAAAGCTTTTCGCTGGAAACGGAAACGAACTGCTATGATAACATTCAAACGTCGCTGATCGGCATTCATCAGAGGCAGAATGCGGCATTGGCGATATTGGCCGCTGAATGGCTGAATCGCCTGACAGTCGCCGCCATTTCTGAAGAAGCATTGCGAAACGGTCTGAAAAAGGCTTCGTGGCCGGGCCGATTTGAACGGCTTCAAAGCCGCCCTTTAGTATTTGCAGACGGTGCGCATAACGAAGAGGGCGTTGAAACGCTGACAGAAACGATCAGGCAGCGCTTTGCTGATAAAAACATCCATGTCGTATTCAGCGCATTAAAAGACAAACCGTATCAGGAAATGATTAAAAAGCTTGAAACCGAAGCAGACTCCATTCATTTTGTATCATTTGATTTTCCGCGTGCTTCAAGCGCAAAAGACCTTTACAATGCAAGCAGTCTTGCGAACAAAAGCTTCGATGAAAACCCGGACAGTGTGACAGAATGGATTAAGCAAAAAGACGGAACGGATGATGTCATCATCATTACCGGATCCTTATATTTTATTTCAGAAATGAGAAAGCGGCTTATCTGA